From a region of the Asterias amurensis chromosome 2, ASM3211899v1 genome:
- the LOC139951886 gene encoding uncharacterized protein isoform X2 — protein MVKAKSFQSPGQRENSEDSGVFDLRDSAEFSKVTEVIDVKEPISEESTIEDEAKNNLCNEEEGRVPPADAAPAAVAVTSSLRGSPPKPLPRRAPPSPVPPPRRAKSVVDPPSLNRELKPKLTRSTDDLTSCAVEEEDEPPSNDFNHSTDSLSDQADVQVNITGPPQTETDSLNTDRDPSPPPIPPHKQSNSPKKLPLGNFEGKPSRPPPPTRPAPSAPPIRPKPTGRKIQSQLIPESHSVLQMRKESLMSDGSRESSPTIPPRTRRSLSLTVEEVLRSNHIEKSFSFDETMSERDITGHERNTNSNSEVSQMVDEGEHRAAPPRKRWSQHSHSATSAIPYHKVQCSSPFSSTNDLSILSSDSSGIIGYHSVAPPRPSQGPPKRTPPPPPAPFATTKASRSTPSSAEKRTPPPRPPPMRSALPPKPATLVQSVSQEDSINSQGMMCKNHRELSHVQSDAGCSRNSMMSEDDEYVLPDSPYYENNEFTTVFDPLSPAQTSESATKRPVPGRKRAPPPKPSRTLSILSDISNDGYEDMSRGSLASVALSSIGAEVYSVPRSCEHSMHESGRCQCADYAEQSSGEEEGSISDDDEDSYEKFDQDILVEKEDEEEEDDVEPEVRKRRKAFLVAQELRDSEKVFVDVLKLINEDFKVAIDDAEKAAGRPIIEKGTLDQILGHLPQLQMFNEDLLSDLDSRINNWAETPHIADIFLKKGPYLKLYNTYIRDFQKLTAALEEASVKSPLFQTALKEFEASPRCQNLSVRQHMLKPIQRIPQYKLLLTEYLKQLDEVSQEADYKDTEAALNIVSEVANHVNESMKQGDNLDKLLQLQHSLVGNHEIVKPGRVFIKEGDLLKLSRKVPQTRRFYLLSDILLYTTPFLLTPGQYSYKLHNVLSLAGMRVSKPAQEDYKNEFSIISVQRSFTLAASTPQERDSWITALNKAITDYASKRSSFAMLHPYAQLLTEGDTTSLGRKAPAWIPDGRVTMCMICTCEFTITWRRHHCRACGKVICGHCSSNKIPLLYLTNKVARVCDQCFKNLGKGDKQGEESEDKDRGKGKSKRKRSTRLVIRPSALKQVSANEQDTTMSGYLMLRRKKDWKRQWYVLKEKVLYRYKASEDVAALESMPLLGYDVTNPTEPFDGVDPSLILQLSHQLKVMFILRAENKAVAEKWSDLMVDATHL, from the exons ATGGTCAAGGCAAAGAGTTTCCAGAGTCCAGGACAGAGGGAGAACAGTGAAGATTCCGGTGTCTTTGACTTGAGGGACAGCGCCGAGTTTTCAAAAGTGACCGAAGTGATCGACGTCAAGGAGCCCATCTCGGAGGAGTCAACGATCGAAGATGAGGCTAAAAATAATCTCTGCAACGAGGAAGAAGGCAGAGTGCCACCTGCAGATGCTGCACCAGCAGCTGTTGCTGTGACGTCAAGTCTCAGGGGTTCCCCACCCAAGCCTCTCCCACGAAGGGCCCCACCCAGTCCAGTGCCGCCCCCGAGGCGTGCCAAGAGTGTTGTCGATCCACCGAGCCTCAACAGGGAATTGAAACCAAAACTGACTAGATCTACAGATGATCTGACAAGCTGTGCTGTTGAAGAGGAGGATGAACCACCAAGCAATGACTTCAATCATTCCACTGACAGTCTTTCCGACCAAGCAGATGTCCAAGTCAACATAACAGGCCCTCCTCAGACCGAAACAGACAGCTTGAACACTGACAGAGACCCTAGTCCACCTCCTATACCACCTCACAAACAAAGCAACTCTCCTAAAAAGTTACCGCTAGGCAATTTCGAAGGAAAGCCATCGAGGCCCCCACCTCCCACAAGACCTGCCCCCTCTGCCCCTCCCATCAGGCCAAAGCCAACAGGAAGAAAGATTCAATCTCAGTTAATCCCAGAATCTCATTCTGTGCTTCAGATGAGGAAGGAGAGCCTGATGAGTGATGGGTCTCGTGAGTCATCACCAACGATTCCGCCTCGGACGCGGAGAAGTCTCAGTCTCACCGTTGAGGAGGTGCTACGTTCGAATCACATTGAGAAGTCCTTCAGCTTTGATGAGACGATGAGTGAAAGGGACATCACTGGTCATGAACGAAacacaaattcaaactctgaagTGTCGCAGATGGTAGACGAGGGGGAACATCGTGCAGCCCCTCCCCGTAAAAGATGGTCTCAACATTCTCATAGTGCTACTTCTGCGATCCCTTACCACAAAGTGCAATGCTCATCCCCTTTCAGTTCAACAAACGATCTCTCCATATTATCATCCGACTCTTCAGGCATCATTGGTTATCATTCCGTGGCCCCTCCGCGGCCGTCACAAGGCCCACCGAAGCGTACACCGCCTCCCCCACCCGCACCCTTTGCCACCACCAAAGCATCTCGCTCGACACCAAGCAGCGCTGAGAAACGAACCCCTCCTCCCCGGCCGCCACCCATGCGAAGTGCCCTCCCGCCCAAACCAGCCACTCTTGTCCAGAGTGTATCGCAAGAGGACAGCATCAACTCCCAAGGGATGATGTGCAAGAATCATCGAGAGCTTTCTCATGTGCAATCAGACGCTGGCTGCAGCAGGAACAGCATGATGAGTGAAGACGACGAGTACGTCCTGCCCGATAGTCCGTACTACGAGAACAATGAATTCACGACTGTCTTCGACCCGCTGTCGCCAGCCCAGACCTCTGAGTCGGCCACGAAGAGGCCGGTCCCAGGGAGGAAGAGAGCCCCTCCTCCGAAGCCAAGTAGGACTCTTAGCATCCTGTCGGACATCTCTAACGACGGCTATGAGGACATGTCCAGGGGCTCTCTGGCCTCCGTGGCGCTGAGCTCTATCGGAGCTGAAGTCTACTCAGTCCCAAG ATCATGTGAGCACAGCATGCACGAGAGTGGGAGGTGCCAGTGCGCCGACTACGCCGAACAGAGCAGCGGAGAAGAGGAGGGATCGATCTCGGACGATGATGAAGACAGTTACGAGAAGTTTGATCAGGACATCCTTGTGGAGAAGGAAGACGAAGAGGAAGAGGATGATGTGGAGCCGGAGGTACGCAAGAGGCGCAAGGCCTTCCTGGTCGCTCAGGAGCTCAGGGACTCTGAGAAAGTCTTTGTTGACGTCCTCAAGCTTATCAACGAG GATTTTAAAGTGGCCATAGATGATGCAGAGAAAGCTGCTGGCCGCCCCATCATTGAGAAAGGGACACTCGATCAGATCTTGGGTCACCTTCCCCAGCTACAGATGTTTAATGAGGACCTGCTGTCCGATCTAGACTCTCGCATCAATAACTG GGCGGAGACACCTCACATCGCAGACATCTTCTTAAAGAAGGGTCCCTACCTTAAACTCTACAATACTTACATCAGAGACTTCCAGAAGCTGACTGCAGCCCTGGAGGAAGCCAGCGTCAAGTCGCCATTGTTTCAGACAGCTCTGAAGGAGTTTGAG GCAAGTCCAAGATGTCAGAATCTGTCAGTGAGGCAACACATGTTGAAGCCAATACAGCGGATCCCTCAGTACAAGCTGTTGTTAACCG aatATTTGAAGCAGCTTGATGAGGTTTCTCAAGAAGCCGACTACAAGGATACTGAGG CTGCTCTGAACATAGTGAGTGAGGTGGCAAACCACGTCAACGAAAGCATGAAACAAGGC GATAATCTTGATAAGCTTTTGCAGCTTCAGCACAGTCTCGTCGGCAATCACGAGATCGTCAAACCAGGACGG GTTTTTATCAAAGAGGGAGATCTCCTGAAGTTGTCGCGCAAAGTTCCGCAGACACGCAGATTTTACCTG CTGAGCGACATCCTTCTGTACACCACACCATTCTTACTGACTCCAGGCCAATACAGCTACAAGCTTCATAATGTCCTTTCACTAGCTGGTATGAGG GTGAGTAAACCAGCACAGGAAGATTACAAGAATGAGTTTAGCATCATCAGTGTTCAGCGTTCCTTCACCCTGGCTGCAAG cACACCACAAGAACGGGATTCTTGGATCACTGCGTTGAACAAAGCCATCACAGACTACGCAAGCAAGAGAAGTTCCTTTGCTATGCTTCATCCGTACGCTCAG CTTCTGACTGAAGGAGACACAACAAGCCTTGGACGTAAAGCCCCAGCTTGGATCCCTGATGGTCGAGTCACCATGTGCATGATCTGTACATGTGAGTTCACTATCACTTGGAGAAGGCATCACTGCAGGGCATGTGGAAAG GTGATCTGCGGTCATTGTTCATCCAATAAGATTCCACTGCTCTATCTCACCAACAAAGTTGCAAGAGTATGTGACCAGTGCTTCAAAAATCTTGGCAAAG gAGATAAGCAAGGAGAAGAAAGCGAAGACAAAGATCGTGGGAAGGGGAAGAGTAAAAGGAAACGCTCAACGAGGCTAGTTATCCGACCCTCGGCACTTAAACAAGTGAGCGCCAATGAGCAAGACACCACCATGAGCGGCTACTTGATGCTAAGACGAAAGAAAGACTGGAAGAGGCAGTGGTATGTGCTGAAGGAGAAGGTTCTGTACCGGTATAAGGCTAGCGAGGATGTAGCCGCTCTAGAGAGCATGCCACTCCTTGGCTACGATGTCACAAACCCAACTGAG CCCTTTGATGGAGTGGATCCCAGTCTTATTCTTCAGCTTTCCCATCAACTAAAAGTCATGTTCATCCTTCGAGCCGAAAACAAAGCAGTAGCTGAGAAGTGGTCAGATCTGATGGTAGATGCAACTCATCTGTGA
- the LOC139951886 gene encoding uncharacterized protein isoform X1 — MNTGGTAAPLSPYKKPTIAPKPSSLKSPPLPLKKNHGSPKKAVPPLPTPKPRKLQTTRSTPVPLSPKPPMVKAKSFQSPGQRENSEDSGVFDLRDSAEFSKVTEVIDVKEPISEESTIEDEAKNNLCNEEEGRVPPADAAPAAVAVTSSLRGSPPKPLPRRAPPSPVPPPRRAKSVVDPPSLNRELKPKLTRSTDDLTSCAVEEEDEPPSNDFNHSTDSLSDQADVQVNITGPPQTETDSLNTDRDPSPPPIPPHKQSNSPKKLPLGNFEGKPSRPPPPTRPAPSAPPIRPKPTGRKIQSQLIPESHSVLQMRKESLMSDGSRESSPTIPPRTRRSLSLTVEEVLRSNHIEKSFSFDETMSERDITGHERNTNSNSEVSQMVDEGEHRAAPPRKRWSQHSHSATSAIPYHKVQCSSPFSSTNDLSILSSDSSGIIGYHSVAPPRPSQGPPKRTPPPPPAPFATTKASRSTPSSAEKRTPPPRPPPMRSALPPKPATLVQSVSQEDSINSQGMMCKNHRELSHVQSDAGCSRNSMMSEDDEYVLPDSPYYENNEFTTVFDPLSPAQTSESATKRPVPGRKRAPPPKPSRTLSILSDISNDGYEDMSRGSLASVALSSIGAEVYSVPRSCEHSMHESGRCQCADYAEQSSGEEEGSISDDDEDSYEKFDQDILVEKEDEEEEDDVEPEVRKRRKAFLVAQELRDSEKVFVDVLKLINEDFKVAIDDAEKAAGRPIIEKGTLDQILGHLPQLQMFNEDLLSDLDSRINNWAETPHIADIFLKKGPYLKLYNTYIRDFQKLTAALEEASVKSPLFQTALKEFEASPRCQNLSVRQHMLKPIQRIPQYKLLLTEYLKQLDEVSQEADYKDTEAALNIVSEVANHVNESMKQGDNLDKLLQLQHSLVGNHEIVKPGRVFIKEGDLLKLSRKVPQTRRFYLLSDILLYTTPFLLTPGQYSYKLHNVLSLAGMRVSKPAQEDYKNEFSIISVQRSFTLAASTPQERDSWITALNKAITDYASKRSSFAMLHPYAQLLTEGDTTSLGRKAPAWIPDGRVTMCMICTCEFTITWRRHHCRACGKVICGHCSSNKIPLLYLTNKVARVCDQCFKNLGKGDKQGEESEDKDRGKGKSKRKRSTRLVIRPSALKQVSANEQDTTMSGYLMLRRKKDWKRQWYVLKEKVLYRYKASEDVAALESMPLLGYDVTNPTEPFDGVDPSLILQLSHQLKVMFILRAENKAVAEKWSDLMVDATHL, encoded by the exons GCGGAACAGCAGCACCATTATCGCCCTACAAGAAGCCTACCATAGCCCCTAAACCATCCTCATTAAAGAGTCCACCACTACCGCTAAAGAAAAACCATGGCTCCCCAAAGAAAGCAGTGCCTCCACTCCCGACGCCGAAGCCACGCAAACTGCAGACAACTCGGAGCACACCTGTTCCCTTGTCGCCTAAACCCCCCATGGTCAAGGCAAAGAGTTTCCAGAGTCCAGGACAGAGGGAGAACAGTGAAGATTCCGGTGTCTTTGACTTGAGGGACAGCGCCGAGTTTTCAAAAGTGACCGAAGTGATCGACGTCAAGGAGCCCATCTCGGAGGAGTCAACGATCGAAGATGAGGCTAAAAATAATCTCTGCAACGAGGAAGAAGGCAGAGTGCCACCTGCAGATGCTGCACCAGCAGCTGTTGCTGTGACGTCAAGTCTCAGGGGTTCCCCACCCAAGCCTCTCCCACGAAGGGCCCCACCCAGTCCAGTGCCGCCCCCGAGGCGTGCCAAGAGTGTTGTCGATCCACCGAGCCTCAACAGGGAATTGAAACCAAAACTGACTAGATCTACAGATGATCTGACAAGCTGTGCTGTTGAAGAGGAGGATGAACCACCAAGCAATGACTTCAATCATTCCACTGACAGTCTTTCCGACCAAGCAGATGTCCAAGTCAACATAACAGGCCCTCCTCAGACCGAAACAGACAGCTTGAACACTGACAGAGACCCTAGTCCACCTCCTATACCACCTCACAAACAAAGCAACTCTCCTAAAAAGTTACCGCTAGGCAATTTCGAAGGAAAGCCATCGAGGCCCCCACCTCCCACAAGACCTGCCCCCTCTGCCCCTCCCATCAGGCCAAAGCCAACAGGAAGAAAGATTCAATCTCAGTTAATCCCAGAATCTCATTCTGTGCTTCAGATGAGGAAGGAGAGCCTGATGAGTGATGGGTCTCGTGAGTCATCACCAACGATTCCGCCTCGGACGCGGAGAAGTCTCAGTCTCACCGTTGAGGAGGTGCTACGTTCGAATCACATTGAGAAGTCCTTCAGCTTTGATGAGACGATGAGTGAAAGGGACATCACTGGTCATGAACGAAacacaaattcaaactctgaagTGTCGCAGATGGTAGACGAGGGGGAACATCGTGCAGCCCCTCCCCGTAAAAGATGGTCTCAACATTCTCATAGTGCTACTTCTGCGATCCCTTACCACAAAGTGCAATGCTCATCCCCTTTCAGTTCAACAAACGATCTCTCCATATTATCATCCGACTCTTCAGGCATCATTGGTTATCATTCCGTGGCCCCTCCGCGGCCGTCACAAGGCCCACCGAAGCGTACACCGCCTCCCCCACCCGCACCCTTTGCCACCACCAAAGCATCTCGCTCGACACCAAGCAGCGCTGAGAAACGAACCCCTCCTCCCCGGCCGCCACCCATGCGAAGTGCCCTCCCGCCCAAACCAGCCACTCTTGTCCAGAGTGTATCGCAAGAGGACAGCATCAACTCCCAAGGGATGATGTGCAAGAATCATCGAGAGCTTTCTCATGTGCAATCAGACGCTGGCTGCAGCAGGAACAGCATGATGAGTGAAGACGACGAGTACGTCCTGCCCGATAGTCCGTACTACGAGAACAATGAATTCACGACTGTCTTCGACCCGCTGTCGCCAGCCCAGACCTCTGAGTCGGCCACGAAGAGGCCGGTCCCAGGGAGGAAGAGAGCCCCTCCTCCGAAGCCAAGTAGGACTCTTAGCATCCTGTCGGACATCTCTAACGACGGCTATGAGGACATGTCCAGGGGCTCTCTGGCCTCCGTGGCGCTGAGCTCTATCGGAGCTGAAGTCTACTCAGTCCCAAG ATCATGTGAGCACAGCATGCACGAGAGTGGGAGGTGCCAGTGCGCCGACTACGCCGAACAGAGCAGCGGAGAAGAGGAGGGATCGATCTCGGACGATGATGAAGACAGTTACGAGAAGTTTGATCAGGACATCCTTGTGGAGAAGGAAGACGAAGAGGAAGAGGATGATGTGGAGCCGGAGGTACGCAAGAGGCGCAAGGCCTTCCTGGTCGCTCAGGAGCTCAGGGACTCTGAGAAAGTCTTTGTTGACGTCCTCAAGCTTATCAACGAG GATTTTAAAGTGGCCATAGATGATGCAGAGAAAGCTGCTGGCCGCCCCATCATTGAGAAAGGGACACTCGATCAGATCTTGGGTCACCTTCCCCAGCTACAGATGTTTAATGAGGACCTGCTGTCCGATCTAGACTCTCGCATCAATAACTG GGCGGAGACACCTCACATCGCAGACATCTTCTTAAAGAAGGGTCCCTACCTTAAACTCTACAATACTTACATCAGAGACTTCCAGAAGCTGACTGCAGCCCTGGAGGAAGCCAGCGTCAAGTCGCCATTGTTTCAGACAGCTCTGAAGGAGTTTGAG GCAAGTCCAAGATGTCAGAATCTGTCAGTGAGGCAACACATGTTGAAGCCAATACAGCGGATCCCTCAGTACAAGCTGTTGTTAACCG aatATTTGAAGCAGCTTGATGAGGTTTCTCAAGAAGCCGACTACAAGGATACTGAGG CTGCTCTGAACATAGTGAGTGAGGTGGCAAACCACGTCAACGAAAGCATGAAACAAGGC GATAATCTTGATAAGCTTTTGCAGCTTCAGCACAGTCTCGTCGGCAATCACGAGATCGTCAAACCAGGACGG GTTTTTATCAAAGAGGGAGATCTCCTGAAGTTGTCGCGCAAAGTTCCGCAGACACGCAGATTTTACCTG CTGAGCGACATCCTTCTGTACACCACACCATTCTTACTGACTCCAGGCCAATACAGCTACAAGCTTCATAATGTCCTTTCACTAGCTGGTATGAGG GTGAGTAAACCAGCACAGGAAGATTACAAGAATGAGTTTAGCATCATCAGTGTTCAGCGTTCCTTCACCCTGGCTGCAAG cACACCACAAGAACGGGATTCTTGGATCACTGCGTTGAACAAAGCCATCACAGACTACGCAAGCAAGAGAAGTTCCTTTGCTATGCTTCATCCGTACGCTCAG CTTCTGACTGAAGGAGACACAACAAGCCTTGGACGTAAAGCCCCAGCTTGGATCCCTGATGGTCGAGTCACCATGTGCATGATCTGTACATGTGAGTTCACTATCACTTGGAGAAGGCATCACTGCAGGGCATGTGGAAAG GTGATCTGCGGTCATTGTTCATCCAATAAGATTCCACTGCTCTATCTCACCAACAAAGTTGCAAGAGTATGTGACCAGTGCTTCAAAAATCTTGGCAAAG gAGATAAGCAAGGAGAAGAAAGCGAAGACAAAGATCGTGGGAAGGGGAAGAGTAAAAGGAAACGCTCAACGAGGCTAGTTATCCGACCCTCGGCACTTAAACAAGTGAGCGCCAATGAGCAAGACACCACCATGAGCGGCTACTTGATGCTAAGACGAAAGAAAGACTGGAAGAGGCAGTGGTATGTGCTGAAGGAGAAGGTTCTGTACCGGTATAAGGCTAGCGAGGATGTAGCCGCTCTAGAGAGCATGCCACTCCTTGGCTACGATGTCACAAACCCAACTGAG CCCTTTGATGGAGTGGATCCCAGTCTTATTCTTCAGCTTTCCCATCAACTAAAAGTCATGTTCATCCTTCGAGCCGAAAACAAAGCAGTAGCTGAGAAGTGGTCAGATCTGATGGTAGATGCAACTCATCTGTGA